A window of the Vigna angularis cultivar LongXiaoDou No.4 chromosome 3, ASM1680809v1, whole genome shotgun sequence genome harbors these coding sequences:
- the LOC108326223 gene encoding inosine triphosphate pyrophosphatase produces the protein MAAARGLVLSRPVTFVTGNAKKLEEVRAILGNSIPFQSFKIDLPELQGEPEDISKEKARMAALQVNGPVLVEDTCLCFNALKGLPGPYIKWFLQKIGHEGLNNLLMAYDDKSAFALCVFSFAAGPDSEPITFSGKTPGKIVPPRGPNDFGWDPIFEPEGYDQTYAEMPKEEKNKISHRSKSLALVKSHFAEAGYTFQINNV, from the exons ATGGCTGCTGCAAGAGGATTGGTCCTGTCACGTCCTGTTACTTTTGTGACTGGAAATGCCAAAAAGCTTGAAGAAGTTCGTGCCATCTTGGGGAATTCCATTCCTTTCCAGTCGTTCAAAATtgatt TGCCCGAGTTGCAAGGAGAGCCTGAAGATATCTCTAAAGAGAAGGCTCGAATGGCTGCCCTTCAG GTGAATGGACCCGTGTTGGTTGAAGACACTTGTCTCTGCTTCAATGCCTTGAAGGGTCTTCCAG GACCTTACAT CAAATGGTTTCTGCAGAAGATTGGCCATGAAG GTCTCAACAATTTGCTGATGGCATATGATGATAAATCAGCATTTGCCTTATGTGTATTTTCCTTTGCGGCAGGTCCAGATAGTGAACCTATCACATTTTCTGGAAAAACTCCG GGGAAGATTGTTCCTCCGAGAGGGCCTAATGATTTTGGATGGGATCCTATTTTTGAACCTGAAGGCTATGATCAAAC CTATGCAGAAATGCccaaagaagaaaagaacaaaatttcCCACCGCTCCAAATCTCTTGCATTGGTCAAATCTCATTTTGCAGAAGCAGGTTATACTTTTCAGATCAATAACGTCTGA